In Pararhodobacter sp., the genomic stretch AGGCCTATTGGCTACGCGTCATGGGCGCGATCGCACTAGCCGCGCTACTGAGCTCGATACTGGGCTTTTTATTCCTGAAGCGCGGCCTGGGTCCGTTGGAAGTGATGGGAAAACGCGCCCGGCAGGTGTCATCCACCAACCTCGCGGTGCGCTTGCCGGAAGAAGACATGCCCTCTGAACTGCGCCAGCTCGCCCGTTCGTGCAACGCCATGCTGGACCGCATTCAATCGGGCTATGAACACCTGTCCCAATTCTCGTCTGATCTCGCCCACGAGATACGCACCCCGGTCAATGTCCTGATGGGGCAAACCCAGGTGGCGCTGGCGCAGCCACGAAGCGCCGCCGACTACGAAGCGCTGCTCGCCTCCAATCTTGAAGAGTTGACGCGCATCACACACATTGTGGAAAACATCCTCTTCCTGTCGCGTGCCGACCACAATGCAATCGCGCTGGAACGCCAGCCCATCGCGCTTGCGCAGGAATTGGAAAAAATAGCGGAATATTTTGAAGGCCTGGCCGACGAACGCGGCATGTCGTTCGCCGTCGAAGCAGATGGCACCGGTTACGCAAACATTGTCATGTGCCGGCGTGCTGTCAACAACCTGGTCATCAACGCGATCCGCTACGGAGACGCAGACACTCGGATACGCCTGGCGGCATACGCCGATCGGCAGGGATTTACAGTCGCCGTCGAAAACCACTGCCCTCCCGTGACACAGGAGGAAGCCGGACGCATGTTCAGACGCTTCTATCGCGGAGACGCCTCGCGCAGCCTCCCCACCGAATCCAATGGCCTGGGCCTCGCCATCGTTGCCGCTATCATGGACATCCACGGCGGCGGTGCTCGGGTTGAAACTTGCAATGACGGGCGGATTCTGTTCTGCCTGGATTTTCCGGTCGAACGAATGGAATCAACCCTAAGCGGCCTGGGACACGCGGACCACCACGCTTCCCGCCGCCGAATTCGCACAGGTCCGATGTCACGTTCCCAACACACAGGAGAACCATCATGCGCCATCCCTGGAAAACGGACATCGTGCCGTCCGAAATCACCCCCGAAGCCGTCTGGCAAGGACGGCGGCGG encodes the following:
- a CDS encoding heavy metal sensor histidine kinase, which translates into the protein MKHPLLQSLTARTAILFAIVSCMVVSGLGLYLYAEAKQALETRADYTLVGRVERFRTLLQDLYNIRQMEKRPDLFESMLGNEQDVRIFQRVGEKPFIDVNPGHMTIPSLTAVPVDQDVGIDALRAGTRADGVGVRWVSALAKVGGQDGTVKITAAYVMTQESQMLKAYWLRVMGAIALAALLSSILGFLFLKRGLGPLEVMGKRARQVSSTNLAVRLPEEDMPSELRQLARSCNAMLDRIQSGYEHLSQFSSDLAHEIRTPVNVLMGQTQVALAQPRSAADYEALLASNLEELTRITHIVENILFLSRADHNAIALERQPIALAQELEKIAEYFEGLADERGMSFAVEADGTGYANIVMCRRAVNNLVINAIRYGDADTRIRLAAYADRQGFTVAVENHCPPVTQEEAGRMFRRFYRGDASRSLPTESNGLGLAIVAAIMDIHGGGARVETCNDGRILFCLDFPVERMESTLSGLGHADHHASRRRIRTGPMSRSQHTGEPSCAIPGKRTSCRPKSPPKPSGKDGGGS